A DNA window from Schistocerca gregaria isolate iqSchGreg1 chromosome 2, iqSchGreg1.2, whole genome shotgun sequence contains the following coding sequences:
- the LOC126335746 gene encoding uncharacterized protein LOC126335746: protein MRGAAGRGQPSGGRRRRLMTRVLNAVREMGGPRGCSAKQILNILNNDASSQVDKARLVTTLKRGVETGALSFRAGRYKPGARSTGWREICCRKRPAKWRARCRRMFSRPCRKLRRRRSCRRRRRRSCRRRRRSCRRRRRRSCRRRKRRRRRRRCSYDDMDPEPASLGSRGASGGGNNCRSASSQKAQQK, encoded by the exons ATGCGTGGCGCCGCTGGTAGGGGGCAACCTTCGGGCGGCCGCCGTCGCCGCCTGATGACGCGAGTGCTGAACGCCGTGAGGGAGATGGGCGGGCCGCGCGGCTGTTCTGCCAAGCAGATCCTCAACATCCTCAACAACGACGCGTCATCTCAG GTGGACAAAGCCCGCTTGGTGACGACCCTGAAGAGAGGCGTGGAGACTGGTGCGCTGTCGTTCCGCGCAGGCAGATACAAGCCTGGGGCGCGCTCCACGGGCTGGCGGGAGATCTGCTGCCGGAAGCGGCCGGCAAAGTGGCGCGCGCGCTGCCGGCGGATGTTCAGCAGGCCCTGTCGCAAGCTGAGGCGGCGCCGCAGCTGTCGCAGGAGGCGGCGCCGCTCCTGCAGGCGGAGGCGGCGCAGCTGCCGCCGCAGAAGGCGCCGCTCTTGCCGGCGAAGGAAGCGCAG GAGACGCCGGCGCCGATGCAGCTACGACGACATGGACCCGGAGCCGGCGTCGTTGGGCAGCCGTGGCGCCAGCGGCGGAGGGAACAACTGTCGCTCAGCCTCCAGTCAGAAGGCGCAGCAGAAGTAG